The sequence TTGAGGTGGACGAGTATATGCAGGGCTGGGAAATACTGGAAGCCATCGGCCGCAAGCGCGGCTTTTTAATGCGGGGCGGCGAGATCGACTATAACCGGTCCGCAGTGATTGTGGCGGATGAATTTAGAGGAGGAAAGCTGGGGCGAATGACCCTGGAACTGCCGGAATGATGGAATGGACAGCATTTGAAGATCAGGCCCGCGCAGAGGGCTACACCTGCATCTGTGGTATTGATGAAGCCGGGCGAGGTCCTTTGGCAGGTCCGGTGTACGCGGCGGCGGTGGTGCTCCGCCCGGGGCAGGTGATTGAGGGGGTCAACGACTCCAAAAAGCTCAGCGAAAAAAAGCGGGAGGCCCTGTTTGACACCATTTGCAGCCAGTGCGCCGCCTATGGGATCGGCTCTGCCACAGAAAAAGAAATTGATGAAATCAATATTCTCAACGCCACTTACCTTGCCATGCAGCGGGCGGTAGCCGCCCTGCCGGTGCAGCCGGACTGCGCTTTGGTAGACGGCAACCGTGCCCCTGACTTGCCCTTGGAGGTGCGCACGATCATTAAGGGCGACGCCCAAAGCGCCAGCATTGCGGCAGCGTCTATTTTGGCTAAGGTCAGCCGGGATCGCTATATGCTGCAAATGGCGGAGAAATACCCGCAATACGCTTTTGAAAAGCACAAGGGCTACGGCACCAAGCTGCATTATGAACGGCTGGAGCAGTACGGGATCAGCCCCATTCACCGGCTGTCGTTCCTGAAGAAATGGATGAACCGATGATCCGGCCGGAATACTACGGCAAGTACGGCGAGCTGGAGGCTGCCCGGTACTTGCAAAAGCAGGGCTATAAGCTGTATGATGTGAACTACCGCTGCCGTTTTGGCGAGATCGACCTGATATGTACCAAGGGGCGGTATTTGGTGTTTGTGGAGGTCAAAACCCGCAGTCAGGGCGCCATTGCCGACCCGGCGGAATTCGTGGACCAATACAAGCAGGAGCGGATCATTCAAACCGCCAAGCTGTTTTTGGCCCAAAATCCAACGAAAAAG comes from Oscillospiraceae bacterium and encodes:
- a CDS encoding ribonuclease HII — translated: MMEWTAFEDQARAEGYTCICGIDEAGRGPLAGPVYAAAVVLRPGQVIEGVNDSKKLSEKKREALFDTICSQCAAYGIGSATEKEIDEINILNATYLAMQRAVAALPVQPDCALVDGNRAPDLPLEVRTIIKGDAQSASIAAASILAKVSRDRYMLQMAEKYPQYAFEKHKGYGTKLHYERLEQYGISPIHRLSFLKKWMNR
- a CDS encoding YraN family protein; the encoded protein is MIRPEYYGKYGELEAARYLQKQGYKLYDVNYRCRFGEIDLICTKGRYLVFVEVKTRSQGAIADPAEFVDQYKQERIIQTAKLFLAQNPTKKQPRFDVIEVFLQKDGTKSVKHLENAFALV